A genomic window from Anthonomus grandis grandis chromosome 4, icAntGran1.3, whole genome shotgun sequence includes:
- the LOC126735161 gene encoding exosome complex component RRP46 has translation MEPLNSTKMDLDEINSITKYTLKCKLGVLTRPDGSALFCEGETAVIAGIYGPIEEKMQKIQIDKATVECIYRPVSGLPGLQDRFREHLIRNICATAVASSLYPRTGVVINIQEMQNHGQTISCAINAACMACLDSGIDMKFIFAAVSCFLTKDEEFSFSPPMNESSLKGLFVFVFNNTSGKILATHTEGCFSVEQYQNALSLCRDESENVIRFFKTTLLNVNE, from the coding sequence ATGGAACCACTGAATTCCACCAAAATGGACCTAGATGAAATAAACTCAATAACAAAATACACCCTAAAATGTAAGTTGGGGGTCCTAACGAGACCGGATGGCTCCGCTCTGTTTTGCGAAGGTGAAACCGCGGTAATAGCGGGTATTTACGGCCCCATtgaagaaaaaatgcaaaaaattcaaatcgatAAAGCGACCGTCGAATGTATTTATCGTCCAGTGTCTGGCTTACCGGGTTTACAAGACAGATTCCGAGAACACCTTATAAGGAACATATGTGCCACCGCGGTGGCCTCCTCGTTATACCCCAGGACTGGCGTGGTCATAAACATACAAGAAATGCAAAATCATGGACAAACAATATCTTGTGCAATTAATGCCGCTTGTATGGCCTGTCTGGACTCTGGAATCGATATGAAGTTTATATTTGCTGCAGTGAGTTGTTTCTTGACAAAGGATGAGGAGTTCAGCTTTTCACCCCCCATGAATGAAAGCAGTTTAAAGGGTCTGtttgtgtttgtttttaataatacaagTGGGAAAATTTTGGCAACTCATACAGAGGGATGCTTTAGTGTTGAACAATATCAGAATGCTTTGAGTTTGTGTAGGGACGAAAGTGAAAATGTAATTAGGTTCTTTAAGACCACTTTATTGAATGTTAATGagtaa
- the LOC126735155 gene encoding uncharacterized protein LOC126735155, which translates to MDPLPFLQEIFPHKSENEIKSLIELTQDDLQQESYERWIEILIDMLSSNDLNGDEINVNVQENDEAGLGEDNHLNIVEEDEEEGAVGGYFQNPTNLVWDLLKQTLPEADPNYLRDQANRFANEPENLDQFVIKALETNNYPTMKDYLKQQREDDVLEMYQPDYDFNLFLEKFMKQFPDPEKHFLNSNRPNPLDDEDVTEHDVLYAKTFLYNKYPEIRKKHLDLMFVIKKRNLFDCCNALDFFPKELKRRREEECFPVSRNLALLQEVAYAKYRKYILMVLKYKNEVFNKIKEEARALGLLESCGVCMDDELIPEECFTCMKGCVFCQSCVQKYVEVQMGDGLTTFPCCNDCDSQFNLYVLQLALPQNIFEKLVLKIQSNELKKANLEGLEMCPFCDFVSVTVEENKTFKCQNDDCLKESCRLCKHESHIPLRCNEIEYDEDVRRRTYIENMMTDALVRTCPNCNKKFVKSNGCNKMTCSCGTKVCYLCSQVINGYDHFSEAGCPLVTNDAVLDLNRVKKNADIAKLKLGNVEIKFDPAQGIEGFFVK; encoded by the exons ATGGATCCTTTACCGTTTCTTCAAGAGATCTTTCCTCATAAatctgaaaatgaaataaagtcTTTAATTGAATTAACGCAGGACGACTTACAGCAAGAGTCATACGAGCGATGGATCGAAATATTAATTGATATGCTGTCAAGTAACGATCTGAATGGCGATGAGATTAATGTAAACGTTCAGGAAAACGATGAAGCTGGTCTGGGCGAGGATAATCATTTAAACATAGTTGAAGAAGACGAAGAAGAGGGGGCTGTGGGCG GTTACTTTCAAAATCCTACAAACTTAGTTTGGGATCTGTTAAAGCAAACCTTACCTGAAGCGGACCCAAATTATTTGAGGGATCAAGCGAATCGATTTGCCAATGAACCAGAAAATCTAGATCAATTCGTCATCAAAGCCCTAGAGACAAATAATTACCCCACAATGAAAGactatttaaa GCAACAAAGAGAAGATGATGTGCTTGAAATGTACCAGCCCGACTACGACTTCAATTTATTCTTAGAGAAATTCATGAAACAATTTCCAGATCCAgagaagcattttttaaattcgaatCGTCCGAATCCACTGGACGATGAAGACGTAACTGAGCACGACGTGCTTTATGCCAAAACGTTTCTTTATAATAAGTATCCAGAGATCAGAAAAAAGCATTTGGACTTGATGTTCGTCATAAAGAAAAGGAACCTTTTTGATTGCTGTAATGCTCTGGACTTTTTCCCGAAGGAATTGAAAAGGAGGAGGGAAGAAGAGTGTTTTCCTGTATCCAGAAATCTGGCTTTGTTGCAAGAG gtCGCATATGCCAAATATCGAAAATACATCCTAATGgtgttaaaatacaaaaacgaGGTGTTCAATAAGATAAAAGAAGAAGCGAGAGCTTTAGGGTTGTTGGAGAGCTGTGGCGTTTGCATGGACGACGAATTAATCCCCGAAGAATGTTTTACTTGCATGAAAGGCTGCGTTTTTTGCCAAAGTTGTGTTCAAAAATATGTCGAG gtaCAAATGGGCGACGGTTTAACTACGTTCCCATGCTGTAACGATTGTGATTCGCAGTTTAACCTATATGTCCTACAG TTGGCACTTCCACAAAACATTTTCGAGAAACTAGTACTGAAAATCCAAAGTAACGAACTGAAAAAGGCCAACTTGGAGGGCTTGGAAATGTGCCCATTTTGTGACTTTGTCAGCGTCACCGTTGAAGAGAATAAGacatttaaatgtcaaaatgacGATTGTCTTAAGGAGTCTTGCAG gcTGTGCAAGCACGAATCTCACATACCATTGCGATGCAATGAAATTGAATATGACGAGGACGTGCGAAGGAGAACTTATATTGAGAATATGATGACTGATGCTCTAGTTCG gacTTGTCCAAACTGTAACAAGAAATTCGTGAAAAGTAACGGCTGTAATAAAATGACTTGCAGTTGCGGCACTAAAGTTTGTTACCTGTGCTCCCAAGTAATAAATGGATACGATCATTTTAGTGAAGCAGG atgtCCATTGGTTACTAACGACGCTGTCCTCGACTTAAATCGGGTGAAAAAGAACGCTGATATTGCCAAGCTCAAGCTAGGAAACGTCGAAATTAAATTTGATCCCGCACAAGGCATTGAGGGTTTTTTCGTGAAATAA